A single Pedobacter sp. PACM 27299 DNA region contains:
- a CDS encoding RagB/SusD family nutrient uptake outer membrane protein, with translation MKLKTTYILALGLMTIGMTACKKDFLQRNPETEITEGVFFQSPADLETYSNGFYQQIEPNYSDINSDNISNYNANGEVDLLVRGGLSAANVGGWGKDDWEDLRRVNFMLDHIGQAKGDPVLIKHYVGIARFFRAMFYFDKIKKYSNVPWYGHVLSENDPELYKGQDPRALVVDSVLNDLNYAATNIKIDAKGKDTKTRVTKWAALALLSRFALHEGTFRKYHDELGLTSDYQRFLDIAVAASDKIMKEGGFELLSTGNGAADYRSLFSSPTLSGNKEMIMWADYNRELGVGNNTHTVLDYTWSLSRSLADTYLKTDGSPFTSSPGYNTKVYTEVFKDRDPRMAETIINPAFRGFNTLNEPYVIKATLGGYNQIKFYPRDPALRQGWQANYTGLPVFRYAEILLINAEAKAELGSISQIDLDQTINLLRSRVQMPPLNMGVAVDPVLAAMYPNVSTAVLLEIRRERRVETACEGFRFSDLMRWKSGNLFQDSQQGMYVPALGAMDVTGDGKPDIAILPHPDDESSIASIPAEERAKLSKFYLKDKAGKDQNFYLSNGNSGFIAFTRDRDQPRNFISPKYYYRPIPVGEVVANPQLKQVFGW, from the coding sequence ATGAAACTAAAAACAACTTATATCCTTGCACTAGGATTGATGACGATAGGGATGACGGCCTGCAAGAAAGATTTCCTGCAGAGAAACCCGGAAACCGAAATTACTGAAGGCGTATTCTTTCAATCACCAGCAGATTTAGAAACTTATAGCAATGGTTTTTACCAACAAATTGAACCCAATTATTCTGATATTAATTCAGACAATATTTCAAATTATAATGCGAATGGAGAGGTCGATTTATTAGTCAGAGGAGGATTATCTGCCGCTAACGTTGGCGGTTGGGGAAAAGATGATTGGGAAGATTTAAGAAGGGTCAACTTTATGCTGGATCATATTGGACAGGCAAAAGGCGATCCAGTATTGATCAAACATTATGTCGGTATCGCACGCTTTTTCCGCGCGATGTTTTACTTCGATAAAATAAAAAAATATAGCAATGTACCTTGGTATGGCCATGTTCTGTCTGAAAATGATCCTGAATTGTACAAAGGACAAGACCCAAGAGCATTGGTTGTTGATTCTGTATTGAACGATCTGAATTATGCAGCAACGAATATCAAAATTGATGCAAAAGGAAAAGATACGAAAACCAGGGTAACGAAATGGGCGGCACTGGCTTTATTGTCTCGTTTTGCTTTACATGAAGGCACATTCAGAAAGTATCATGATGAACTTGGATTGACCAGTGATTATCAGCGTTTCTTAGATATTGCAGTAGCGGCTTCCGACAAAATTATGAAAGAAGGTGGTTTTGAATTGCTGAGTACTGGAAATGGTGCGGCGGATTATAGGTCTCTATTTTCAAGTCCTACGCTATCCGGCAACAAGGAAATGATCATGTGGGCAGATTATAACAGAGAATTGGGCGTAGGAAATAATACCCATACGGTTCTTGATTATACCTGGTCGCTGAGCAGAAGTCTTGCAGATACCTATTTGAAAACAGATGGGAGCCCTTTTACTTCCAGTCCGGGGTATAATACCAAGGTTTATACGGAAGTATTTAAGGATCGCGATCCGAGGATGGCGGAAACGATTATTAACCCAGCATTCAGAGGATTCAATACACTTAATGAGCCTTATGTGATCAAAGCAACTTTAGGTGGATACAATCAAATCAAGTTTTACCCTCGTGATCCGGCACTAAGACAAGGATGGCAGGCAAATTATACTGGATTGCCAGTTTTTAGGTATGCGGAGATATTGTTGATCAATGCAGAAGCAAAAGCAGAATTAGGAAGTATCAGTCAGATAGATCTTGATCAGACCATCAACCTATTACGCAGCCGTGTACAAATGCCTCCATTGAATATGGGGGTAGCTGTAGATCCTGTTCTGGCTGCAATGTATCCAAATGTAAGCACTGCGGTATTGCTGGAAATACGTCGTGAGAGAAGGGTAGAAACTGCTTGTGAAGGTTTCCGTTTTAGTGATTTAATGCGCTGGAAATCGGGTAATTTATTCCAGGACAGTCAGCAGGGAATGTATGTTCCTGCATTGGGTGCCATGGATGTTACCGGCGACGGGAAACCTGATATTGCCATTCTGCCTCATCCTGATGATGAATCTTCAATTGCCAGTATTCCAGCGGAAGAAAGAGCAAAATTGTCGAAGTTTTACCTGAAAGATAAAGCTGGAAAAGATCAGAATTTCTACCTGAGCAATGGTAATTCAGGCTTTATTGCCTTTACCAGAGACAGAGATCAGCCAAGGAATTTTATTAGCCCGAAATATTATTACCGACCAATCCCAGTAGGAGAAGTGGTCGCTAATCCTCAGCTGAAACAGGTTTTTGGCTGGTAA
- a CDS encoding TonB-dependent receptor, whose product MKKNITTLILKMMRVGLIVFATLLTTAGTLFAETVFSQRLKNVKVSVHLKGESLEKAIEKISKSSNLDFSYNNNELRKVKGIMMDVSGKPLNEVLLELLHGTPFSYRESENNVVIFRRRDQDALPVLSWVNEAILIKGMVTDEKGLPIPGVSVRIMGTPKTATTDGNGNYQIEAGSPADVLVFSYVGLTEQKIVIGTRKQINVILQDDQKFLNEVVVVGYGTQKKVNLSGAVDGVSGKEIANRPITSVGAGLQGLIPNLNISISSGQVNKAPKFNIRGFTSLNGGSPYILVDNVPFTNEELMALNPADIENVTVLKDAASAAIYGARGAFGVILITTKSAQSTDLKISANTYYAIRQLGKVPEVVTDPLTVMEYKHDAAYPLYNLFPESDREYARKLAADPSLPSVIISPTDKNAWMYYGSTNWMDEVYNPSAPTYNANVNISKKDDKLSYYMSTEYFRNEGMFKYGNDTYDRYNLRAKADYNLSKWLTIGNNTSFMTSTYDEPSYNGEGFFHNVNRQSSLDVPTNPDGSWTSTGAALLGKMQSGGRRVTRGNSFQTTFTAKASLVKDIWDLKADATVRKIDSAGRSYDLPIPYKTGPNSAISYSGDPAGSARNVDRHIRHNIYNIYTDFHKTFNEKHYLQVLAGFNQETRNWNYSSVSRKGLISATLPSINLATGAFEAEESIEDWAVRGWFYRFNYIFDNKYIVELNGRYDGTSRFPADDRWGFFPSASVAWVASNEKFFKPVAEKLKIDLLKFRASYGALGNQDVSAYYYIPTMKPGTIGQILDGSKPTTVNPPGAVANSLTWERISTLNFGVDVSLLKNRLDLNFDRYTRYTKGMLTKGKVLPGPFGTVEPKVNAADLKTKGWELRIGWKDGFMVSNSQLYYNIGFNIGDSRSFITKFDNPSGQIGKDEFGNERYYVGKELGEIWGLETEGFFQSKEEIANHADQSAVGADDTGYLFDVGDLKFKDLNGDGKIDKGDNTLANHGDQKIIGNTTARYQYGIDLGAGWKGFDIRMFFQGVGKRDWYPNASNHYFWGVYAQPWTNVQVHNLDHWTPETPNAYFPRVKAYIAEDESELGNPQTRYLQDASYLRLKNLTLGYTLPKSLTTKMKMDKLRVYFSAENLFDVSHIKARLDPEGLDGKVYPFQKTYSLGLNLNF is encoded by the coding sequence ATGAAAAAAAACATTACTACACTAATTCTTAAGATGATGAGAGTAGGATTAATAGTGTTTGCCACATTGCTGACTACCGCCGGAACCTTATTTGCGGAAACGGTATTTAGTCAGCGGCTAAAAAATGTTAAGGTGAGTGTTCACCTAAAAGGCGAATCCTTAGAAAAAGCAATAGAGAAAATCAGTAAAAGCAGCAATCTGGATTTTTCTTACAATAACAATGAGCTGAGAAAAGTGAAAGGAATCATGATGGACGTATCCGGTAAGCCCTTAAATGAGGTGCTGCTGGAGCTGTTACATGGCACTCCGTTTTCTTATCGGGAGTCCGAAAATAATGTCGTGATCTTTAGAAGACGTGATCAGGATGCCTTACCGGTTTTATCCTGGGTAAACGAAGCGATTTTGATTAAAGGGATGGTGACTGACGAAAAAGGACTGCCTATTCCAGGAGTTTCAGTTCGAATTATGGGAACGCCAAAAACTGCAACCACTGATGGAAATGGTAACTACCAGATTGAAGCAGGTTCGCCGGCAGATGTATTGGTGTTCAGCTATGTTGGTCTGACCGAGCAAAAAATCGTGATCGGTACGCGTAAACAGATCAATGTGATTTTACAAGACGACCAAAAATTTCTGAATGAGGTAGTTGTAGTTGGTTATGGTACACAGAAAAAGGTAAATCTGAGCGGTGCGGTAGACGGTGTTTCCGGTAAGGAAATCGCCAATAGGCCGATTACCAGTGTTGGTGCAGGTTTGCAAGGATTGATTCCCAACCTGAACATCAGCATTTCCAGTGGTCAGGTGAACAAAGCGCCAAAATTTAACATCCGTGGTTTTACCTCTCTAAATGGTGGTTCTCCTTATATTTTAGTGGACAACGTGCCTTTTACGAATGAGGAGCTGATGGCTTTAAATCCTGCAGATATTGAGAATGTAACGGTATTGAAAGATGCGGCATCGGCAGCGATCTATGGTGCAAGAGGTGCTTTTGGAGTGATCTTAATTACTACTAAATCAGCACAGAGTACCGATTTGAAGATTAGCGCTAATACGTATTATGCCATCAGACAATTAGGTAAAGTGCCGGAAGTGGTGACTGATCCGTTGACCGTAATGGAATATAAACATGATGCCGCTTATCCTTTATATAACTTATTCCCGGAAAGCGATAGGGAGTATGCCAGGAAACTTGCCGCAGATCCTTCTTTACCATCAGTTATTATTTCTCCAACAGATAAAAATGCCTGGATGTATTATGGCAGTACAAACTGGATGGACGAAGTTTATAATCCATCTGCCCCGACTTATAATGCCAATGTGAACATCTCCAAAAAAGATGATAAACTAAGCTATTATATGTCTACAGAATATTTTAGAAACGAAGGGATGTTTAAGTATGGAAACGATACTTACGACCGTTACAACCTTCGCGCTAAAGCAGATTATAATTTATCGAAATGGCTGACCATAGGAAATAATACTTCCTTTATGACCAGTACCTATGATGAGCCTTCCTATAATGGAGAGGGTTTCTTTCATAACGTAAACAGACAAAGTTCATTGGATGTGCCTACCAATCCGGATGGCAGCTGGACTTCTACTGGAGCCGCTTTATTGGGTAAAATGCAAAGTGGCGGCCGCAGAGTAACCAGAGGAAATAGCTTTCAGACCACTTTTACTGCAAAAGCATCTCTGGTAAAAGACATCTGGGATTTAAAAGCAGACGCCACAGTTAGAAAAATTGATAGTGCCGGAAGATCCTATGACCTCCCTATTCCTTATAAAACAGGACCAAATTCGGCGATTAGCTATAGCGGCGATCCAGCAGGATCGGCAAGGAATGTAGATAGACACATCAGACACAATATTTACAATATCTATACCGACTTCCACAAAACCTTTAATGAAAAGCATTACTTGCAAGTTCTTGCCGGTTTTAATCAGGAAACCAGAAACTGGAACTACAGCTCGGTATCTCGAAAAGGCTTAATCAGTGCAACATTGCCTTCTATCAATCTGGCTACAGGTGCATTTGAAGCAGAAGAAAGTATTGAAGATTGGGCGGTTAGGGGTTGGTTCTATCGCTTCAACTATATTTTCGACAACAAGTATATTGTGGAATTAAATGGCCGTTATGACGGTACTTCCCGTTTTCCTGCTGATGATCGATGGGGCTTTTTCCCTTCTGCTTCTGTGGCATGGGTAGCCAGTAATGAAAAATTCTTTAAACCTGTAGCGGAAAAGCTAAAAATCGACTTACTGAAATTCCGTGCTTCTTATGGTGCATTGGGTAATCAGGATGTGAGCGCTTATTACTATATCCCAACAATGAAACCAGGTACTATTGGGCAGATTCTGGACGGAAGTAAACCGACTACCGTAAATCCTCCAGGCGCAGTAGCCAATAGTTTAACCTGGGAACGAATTTCTACCCTGAACTTTGGTGTGGATGTAAGTTTGCTGAAAAACAGATTAGACCTGAATTTTGATCGCTATACCAGGTATACCAAAGGAATGCTGACCAAAGGTAAGGTCTTGCCGGGTCCTTTTGGAACAGTTGAACCCAAAGTAAATGCGGCTGATTTGAAAACTAAAGGATGGGAATTGAGAATCGGATGGAAAGATGGTTTTATGGTGAGTAACAGTCAGCTGTACTATAACATCGGATTTAATATCGGCGATAGCCGTAGTTTTATTACCAAGTTTGACAACCCTAGCGGACAGATTGGTAAAGATGAATTTGGTAACGAAAGATACTATGTAGGTAAAGAACTTGGAGAAATCTGGGGATTGGAAACAGAAGGGTTTTTCCAATCTAAAGAAGAAATTGCCAACCATGCCGACCAAAGTGCAGTAGGTGCTGATGATACCGGATACCTGTTTGATGTAGGTGATTTAAAGTTTAAAGACCTGAATGGTGATGGTAAAATCGACAAAGGTGACAATACCCTTGCGAACCATGGAGATCAAAAAATCATTGGAAATACCACGGCCAGATACCAATATGGAATTGACCTCGGTGCAGGATGGAAAGGTTTTGATATCCGGATGTTCTTCCAGGGCGTGGGTAAAAGAGACTGGTATCCCAATGCAAGTAACCATTATTTCTGGGGCGTGTACGCGCAGCCATGGACCAATGTGCAGGTACACAACCTGGACCACTGGACTCCGGAAACTCCAAATGCCTATTTTCCACGTGTAAAAGCTTATATCGCGGAAGATGAGTCAGAATTGGGAAATCCACAAACAAGATACCTGCAGGATGCTTCTTACCTGAGGTTGAAAAATCTAACGCTTGGTTATACACTTCCTAAATCTTTAACTACAAAGATGAAGATGGACAAGCTTAGGGTGTACTTCAGTGCAGAAAACTTATTTGATGTTTCACACATCAAAGCCAGGTTAGACCCTGAAGGATTGGACGGAAAAGTCTATCCTTTCCAAAAAACATACTCCCTTGGTTTAAACCTTAATTTTTAA
- a CDS encoding FecR family protein → MNEKDKNDLYKEFGINGPSGVFKGENDKEAIRQEILGRLQATKKIQQQQQHSVKLKRKKAMLSMAAAISFLILSAGLLFYYSYNSNYITVTVPKGETRQLVLPDGSTVWLNSASTFKYPKKFGKKRLVYLVDGEGFFNIIHDDKVPFVVEASGIKTNVLGTSFVVKSYQALSTRSVAVVTGKVAVTDEHDQTSVLIKNEEVVYNTDHRKPKVLKVKATERMAWNDGNVILNAAYFEDLVLAIENTYQVKIKYDQQKFKNCQNSIRFNTHQSLTEVLDLIKEIQGITYQINKEKEVLITGSGCN, encoded by the coding sequence ATGAACGAAAAAGACAAAAACGACCTGTATAAAGAATTCGGAATCAATGGTCCTTCCGGTGTTTTTAAGGGTGAAAATGATAAAGAGGCCATACGTCAGGAAATCCTGGGACGTTTACAGGCTACCAAAAAAATCCAGCAGCAACAGCAGCATAGCGTCAAACTGAAAAGAAAGAAAGCAATGCTGAGTATGGCTGCAGCAATTAGTTTCCTCATACTTTCAGCAGGTCTGCTGTTTTACTATTCCTATAATAGCAATTACATCACGGTAACCGTTCCAAAAGGAGAGACCCGACAACTGGTCTTGCCAGATGGCTCTACGGTATGGTTAAATTCTGCCAGTACTTTTAAATACCCTAAAAAATTCGGAAAGAAAAGATTGGTCTATCTGGTAGATGGAGAGGGATTTTTTAACATCATTCATGATGATAAGGTTCCTTTCGTAGTAGAAGCTTCAGGAATTAAGACCAATGTGCTCGGAACTTCCTTCGTCGTAAAATCTTATCAGGCATTGTCTACAAGAAGTGTAGCCGTAGTAACAGGAAAGGTGGCGGTAACAGATGAACACGATCAAACCAGTGTTTTAATCAAAAATGAAGAGGTGGTTTACAACACAGATCACCGGAAACCCAAAGTATTAAAAGTAAAAGCAACTGAGCGTATGGCATGGAATGACGGCAATGTGATCCTGAATGCCGCTTATTTTGAAGACCTCGTGCTTGCCATAGAAAACACCTATCAGGTAAAGATCAAATACGATCAGCAGAAATTTAAAAATTGTCAGAACAGCATTCGCTTTAACACCCATCAAAGCTTAACAGAGGTACTGGACCTCATCAAGGAAATACAAGGAATTACTTACCAAATTAACAAAGAAAAGGAGGTGCTTATAACAGGTAGTGGATGTAACTAA
- a CDS encoding glycoside hydrolase: MEDLVPGSGKLKANQLAVAAAGAAEVTINWEQTYQRIDGFGAFGGRIVPFFESPKRDSIMSYLWGNSGLQLNMVRGKVLHTYPFNKQTGVVTIKPAGVDIDVDVNSTSYTSLTAVQKEHLGQLWILKKIKERYQVPITFASTWTPPLSMKTNPNVESAKWFNGLNFSTSSSDFAKYLAGFAKSYQNEGVNFYAISPSNEPENVFSDWDASYWTSAHLGQFVTNNLRPALNQAGLSTTKILSSENAAWGTANTFLSGMDRSNVDILAGHGYVEVGELIGGKRGLNQNPVTWNYATANKPVWMTETSDDSGSYDNTIVGGLKLATSMHKFLAECNVNAFVYWLGMLAIRNNESLICTNSDGSLDFPKTYDIMGQFSRYIHAGYYRFGSTVANNSVLKVSAYKDPNTGKFSLVVINPGTDAISTTLRLQGFSAGTLLSFQTSGGNTAHWQQGSTLSAAADGSFTISVPAQSVTTFTGQKN; the protein is encoded by the coding sequence ATGGAAGACCTGGTTCCAGGTTCCGGAAAATTAAAAGCAAATCAGCTGGCTGTGGCAGCGGCTGGTGCAGCAGAAGTCACCATCAACTGGGAGCAAACTTATCAGCGTATTGATGGGTTTGGCGCTTTTGGCGGACGTATCGTGCCATTTTTTGAATCTCCAAAAAGAGATAGTATTATGTCTTATTTATGGGGGAATTCAGGTTTACAGTTAAATATGGTGCGAGGAAAAGTCCTGCATACCTATCCTTTTAACAAACAGACGGGAGTAGTGACCATCAAGCCAGCTGGGGTAGATATCGATGTAGATGTAAATAGTACCAGCTATACTTCACTTACGGCAGTTCAAAAGGAACATTTAGGACAGTTATGGATTTTGAAAAAGATTAAAGAACGTTATCAGGTACCCATTACGTTTGCCAGTACCTGGACACCTCCTTTGTCTATGAAAACAAATCCGAATGTTGAAAGTGCAAAGTGGTTTAATGGATTGAATTTCAGTACCAGCTCCAGTGATTTTGCAAAGTATCTGGCTGGATTTGCGAAATCTTACCAAAATGAAGGTGTGAATTTCTATGCAATTTCTCCTTCCAATGAACCTGAAAATGTGTTCTCAGACTGGGATGCTTCTTACTGGACTTCGGCACATCTTGGACAATTTGTAACCAATAATTTAAGACCGGCACTAAACCAGGCAGGGTTGAGTACCACCAAAATTCTCTCTTCTGAGAACGCGGCCTGGGGTACTGCGAATACTTTTCTTTCCGGTATGGACAGGAGTAATGTAGATATTCTTGCCGGACATGGTTATGTGGAAGTTGGCGAGTTAATTGGCGGAAAACGGGGCTTAAATCAGAATCCGGTGACCTGGAATTATGCTACTGCAAATAAACCGGTATGGATGACAGAAACTTCTGATGATAGCGGAAGTTATGACAATACCATTGTTGGTGGATTAAAACTGGCGACCAGTATGCATAAGTTCTTAGCAGAATGTAATGTCAACGCTTTTGTATACTGGCTTGGGATGCTGGCCATTCGTAATAATGAATCTCTGATCTGTACAAACAGCGATGGTTCCCTGGATTTTCCAAAAACTTACGACATAATGGGACAGTTTTCCAGATATATCCACGCCGGTTACTACAGGTTTGGCAGTACTGTAGCAAACAATTCTGTGTTAAAAGTTTCTGCTTATAAAGATCCGAATACAGGGAAGTTCAGTTTGGTGGTGATCAATCCTGGTACGGATGCGATCAGCACGACCTTACGCTTACAAGGTTTTTCGGCTGGAACATTGCTGAGTTTTCAGACTTCAGGAGGTAATACGGCACATTGGCAGCAAGGAAGTACTTTAAGTGCAGCCGCAGATGGCAGTTTTACGATTAGTGTTCCTGCTCAGAGTGTGACCACTTTTACCGGTCAAAAAAATTAA
- a CDS encoding RNA polymerase sigma-70 factor encodes MKQLTDLALLALLREDNDDAFNEIYSRYWDVVYAIACKKLNNREEAKDVVHDLFMVIWIKRHTLKITTTFIGFIYTILKNKLTDLNRRQTLRVKHDVEYLKITEETEHSLFEQYTTKEMAGQLSLEIQNMPVGMRKIFQMSREEELSVNEIAGKLSISSQTVKNQITSALKRLRVKCQLY; translated from the coding sequence TTGAAACAGCTTACAGACCTGGCTTTGCTGGCCTTATTGAGAGAAGACAATGATGACGCGTTTAATGAAATTTATTCACGCTATTGGGATGTGGTATATGCGATTGCCTGCAAAAAGCTGAACAACAGAGAGGAGGCAAAAGATGTGGTTCACGATTTGTTTATGGTGATCTGGATAAAACGCCATACTTTAAAAATTACCACCACTTTTATTGGATTTATCTATACCATCTTAAAAAATAAGCTGACGGATCTCAACCGCCGGCAAACCTTACGCGTCAAACATGATGTGGAATATTTAAAGATTACCGAGGAAACAGAGCATTCCCTTTTTGAGCAATACACTACAAAGGAGATGGCCGGCCAGTTGAGTCTGGAAATACAGAACATGCCCGTTGGTATGCGTAAAATTTTTCAAATGAGCAGAGAAGAAGAACTTTCTGTGAATGAGATTGCCGGAAAATTATCTATTTCGTCTCAAACGGTAAAAAATCAAATTACCAGCGCATTGAAAAGACTTCGCGTAAAATGCCAATTGTATTAA
- a CDS encoding DMT family transporter, which yields MTKGTIKTIGIGVLFSMLWASASVATKFGVRSSPPLILANVRFFLAGIVLLGYCYGISKDKIYRLPNAIEWKQLAIFGFLNTAVYLGLYVYAMKFTAAGIGSLAVSTNPLLIVLFSSWLIGRRPSGAEILSIVLGMTGIAFATYPLLSNQSTSLMGIGLLMLSMVVVSFASVYYARVTWTLPNLLINGWQVTLGGLFLLPITAIFGDFKSFQPDATFWYSVLWLSLAVSVIGLICWFFLLKLDTVKASLWLFLCPLFGFFYAWWLMNEPITWYTVCGTFLVVLGLYIGQRQRIKKQV from the coding sequence ATGACAAAAGGGACTATAAAGACAATCGGGATCGGCGTATTATTCTCCATGCTTTGGGCATCTGCCTCTGTGGCTACAAAATTTGGTGTGCGCTCATCCCCTCCACTGATTCTCGCTAATGTTCGTTTTTTCCTGGCAGGAATTGTCTTACTGGGTTATTGTTATGGCATCAGTAAAGATAAAATCTATCGCCTGCCCAATGCCATAGAATGGAAACAGCTGGCTATTTTTGGCTTCCTAAATACCGCGGTGTATTTGGGACTGTATGTTTATGCCATGAAATTTACTGCTGCCGGGATCGGTAGTTTAGCCGTATCCACTAATCCCCTACTGATTGTGCTATTTTCTTCCTGGCTGATTGGTAGAAGGCCTTCAGGAGCAGAAATACTAAGCATTGTACTTGGAATGACCGGAATCGCTTTTGCCACCTACCCTTTATTGAGCAATCAAAGTACGAGTTTGATGGGCATAGGACTGCTCATGCTGAGTATGGTGGTCGTTTCTTTCGCAAGTGTATATTATGCAAGGGTGACCTGGACCTTACCAAATCTGCTGATCAATGGATGGCAAGTTACCCTCGGAGGGCTGTTCCTGCTTCCTATTACCGCTATATTTGGTGATTTTAAATCTTTTCAACCCGATGCTACCTTCTGGTATTCTGTATTGTGGCTGAGTCTCGCCGTTTCTGTAATCGGACTGATCTGCTGGTTTTTTCTGCTGAAACTAGATACGGTAAAAGCCTCCCTATGGTTATTCTTATGTCCTTTATTTGGTTTCTTTTATGCCTGGTGGCTGATGAATGAACCCATCACCTGGTATACCGTCTGCGGAACATTCCTGGTAGTCCTAGGCTTATATATCGGTCAGCGTCAGCGCATTAAAAAACAAGTATAA